A genomic segment from Gilvibacter sp. SZ-19 encodes:
- a CDS encoding ATP-binding protein, whose product MDPIIRKFGVSLKASADYEEQKLLTKRLERNNNDLNDYAHIVSHDLKSPLRNIHSLVQWIEEDLDSDEPKKAATHMPYIYSSLEKMDSLISGILRYSNLRELQESLVKTDLNKLIDEVKSMLLVPLGVQIVIHEMPQVRADRLRMSQVFQNLMDNALTALKRSGDCLEVGYKDLGSHYEFYVKDNGPGIAKAHQEKVFQVFQKLDADSTKSGIGLAIVSRIVEDHGGQIRLESREGEGAAFYFTHPK is encoded by the coding sequence TTGGATCCTATTATCCGTAAATTTGGAGTTTCCCTAAAAGCTTCTGCCGATTACGAAGAACAAAAACTCTTAACAAAAAGATTAGAACGAAATAATAACGATCTTAATGATTATGCTCATATTGTATCTCATGATCTGAAATCACCCTTGCGTAATATTCACAGCTTAGTGCAGTGGATAGAAGAAGACTTAGACAGCGATGAGCCCAAAAAAGCGGCTACCCATATGCCTTACATTTACTCAAGTTTGGAAAAAATGGACAGTTTGATCTCCGGTATTTTGCGATACTCCAATTTGCGAGAATTACAGGAGAGTTTGGTGAAAACAGATCTCAACAAACTCATCGATGAGGTAAAAAGCATGCTGCTAGTACCTTTGGGTGTTCAAATTGTCATTCACGAGATGCCCCAAGTACGTGCAGATCGCTTACGCATGAGTCAAGTCTTTCAGAATTTGATGGATAACGCTTTGACGGCGCTAAAACGCTCTGGAGATTGTCTGGAGGTCGGATATAAAGATCTAGGATCTCATTATGAGTTCTATGTCAAAGACAACGGTCCGGGTATCGCTAAGGCACATCAGGAAAAAGTATTTCAAGTATTCCAAAAGCTCGATGCCGACTCTACTAAAAGTGGTATAGGTCTGGCTATAGTAAGTCGTATCGTAGAAGATCACGGCGGACAGATCAGGTTAGAGAGTCGCGAGGGTGAAGGGGCCGCGTTTTATTTTACCCACCCAAAATAG
- a CDS encoding Hpt domain-containing protein, producing the protein MEQPNLDYLKEISDGQPEVIAQFVGIIKEEFPGEFEQYQQLMKEKDWQHAAAMVHKLKHKISILGLKEGRAVAVTHEDALKGGDYQHSEAFAAVLNKIEVFLKDK; encoded by the coding sequence ATGGAGCAGCCTAATCTAGATTACCTTAAAGAGATCTCAGACGGTCAACCGGAAGTGATCGCCCAGTTCGTTGGGATCATTAAAGAGGAATTCCCCGGAGAATTCGAGCAGTATCAGCAGTTAATGAAAGAAAAAGATTGGCAGCACGCGGCTGCAATGGTTCACAAGCTTAAGCATAAAATTAGTATTTTAGGCCTGAAGGAAGGAAGAGCTGTAGCGGTAACACACGAAGATGCCCTAAAAGGAGGTGATTATCAGCACAGTGAAGCTTTTGCTGCCGTATTGAACAAGATAGAAGTATTTTTAAAAGACAAATAA
- a CDS encoding LytTR family DNA-binding domain-containing protein, with the protein MKCIIIDDEVTARAVIEQLCQQIGGLDVVAQFDNAVAALKYTNKSKVDVIFLDIQMPSFTGFDFLDSLKTDTQVVLITSNPHFALESYNYACVEDYLLKPINSQRFIKTIDKISRKLGRISMENSTEAIEKDNDVLFINIDRRLVKIVIDEIYLIEANGDYVLIKTLNKNYSVHVTVKKLLEKLPTNKFVRVHRGYVINISKITDIEDNSVLIERDVIPISRSNRPELMRKLNLL; encoded by the coding sequence ATGAAGTGTATTATTATTGATGATGAGGTTACCGCTAGAGCCGTTATTGAACAACTTTGTCAGCAGATAGGTGGTCTTGATGTAGTAGCACAATTTGACAATGCGGTAGCGGCCCTGAAGTATACCAATAAAAGCAAGGTAGATGTAATATTTTTAGACATTCAAATGCCTTCATTTACCGGTTTTGATTTTTTAGACTCTTTAAAAACAGATACACAGGTTGTATTAATTACAAGCAATCCACATTTTGCGCTTGAATCATATAATTATGCGTGTGTTGAAGATTATCTTTTAAAGCCAATAAACTCACAGCGATTCATCAAGACTATCGATAAAATATCGCGAAAGTTAGGTAGGATTAGTATGGAAAATTCTACAGAAGCGATTGAAAAGGATAATGATGTTTTATTTATAAACATTGACCGAAGATTAGTCAAGATTGTGATAGATGAGATTTATCTTATAGAGGCCAACGGTGATTATGTGTTAATAAAAACTTTGAATAAAAACTATTCTGTGCATGTTACAGTCAAGAAATTACTTGAAAAACTTCCGACTAATAAATTTGTTAGAGTTCATCGTGGTTATGTTATAAATATTTCTAAGATTACTGATATTGAAGATAACAGTGTTCTTATTGAGCGCGATGTTATTCCTATATCTAGGTCAAATAGACCAGAATTAATGAGAAAATTAAACTTATTATAG
- a CDS encoding glycosyltransferase produces MRSTIIIYCRNQEGLIDKIPFGRFLDENSNYSFCFVNDGSDDATITILDTIERHYKEQVKVLYSKKCLGYYHALQLGLRFVLKNNEFDYIGLLKTELSIELMDFGFLEKEIINSTELVRVNNIYDFNGSRKKGVRGIVYKLLKNLEHSNS; encoded by the coding sequence ATGCGCAGTACCATTATAATCTATTGCAGAAATCAAGAAGGCTTGATTGATAAAATTCCATTCGGAAGGTTTTTAGATGAAAATTCAAATTACAGTTTTTGTTTTGTCAACGACGGCAGTGATGATGCTACAATAACTATTTTAGACACCATCGAAAGACATTACAAGGAACAAGTAAAGGTGTTATATTCCAAAAAGTGCCTGGGCTACTATCATGCCTTACAATTGGGATTGAGATTTGTCCTTAAAAACAATGAATTTGATTATATAGGATTGCTGAAGACAGAGCTTAGCATCGAGTTGATGGATTTTGGTTTTCTTGAAAAAGAAATAATTAATAGTACAGAATTGGTAAGAGTAAACAATATTTACGATTTTAACGGTTCTCGCAAAAAAGGTGTTCGGGGTATCGTATATAAACTATTAAAGAATCTAGAGCATTCTAATTCATAA
- a CDS encoding DUF4407 domain-containing protein, with amino-acid sequence MLQSFFIFCSGADTDILDQCAPGERTKYAGIGATVFFTAIMAAIAATYALYTVFDNYGIAVAFGLVWGLLIFNLDRFIVSTIKKRGNFWDELVQATPRLILAVIIAVVIAKPLELKIFEKEIDQVLLEEKNQMTLDNQDQIALQYQPKIAELNGQIETLKQEVITKETSVNALYETYIAEAEGRAGTELVGKGPVYKEKREKHDAELAALTELRTANAAKIADLETQITALETQYDNKVTETQPVIEGFDGLMARVNALEKLPWLPSFFIFLLFLAVETSPIFAKLLSHRGPYDHKLEEQEGAIASWAAQQKEQRKILLSTDLALNNRVYEDIAEEQEVYDYKRKKARELMQLQADAFFEKQKRLL; translated from the coding sequence ATGTTACAATCATTTTTCATTTTCTGCTCCGGAGCAGATACGGACATCTTAGACCAATGTGCTCCCGGAGAGCGCACCAAATATGCAGGAATAGGTGCCACTGTCTTCTTTACCGCAATTATGGCTGCCATTGCAGCAACCTATGCCCTTTACACCGTATTTGACAATTATGGCATTGCCGTGGCCTTTGGATTGGTTTGGGGCTTGCTCATCTTTAATCTAGATAGATTCATCGTGTCTACCATAAAGAAACGTGGAAATTTCTGGGACGAATTGGTTCAGGCTACGCCCAGACTCATTCTGGCCGTGATCATCGCCGTGGTCATTGCAAAACCCTTAGAGCTCAAGATCTTTGAAAAGGAGATAGATCAGGTCTTGCTAGAAGAAAAGAATCAAATGACCTTGGACAATCAAGATCAGATCGCCTTGCAATATCAGCCCAAGATAGCCGAACTAAACGGGCAAATTGAGACCCTAAAACAAGAAGTTATCACTAAGGAAACGAGCGTCAATGCTCTTTATGAAACCTATATAGCAGAAGCAGAAGGGCGAGCCGGTACCGAGCTGGTTGGCAAAGGGCCAGTTTACAAGGAAAAGCGCGAAAAACACGATGCAGAATTGGCTGCTTTGACAGAGCTCCGAACTGCGAATGCAGCTAAAATCGCCGATCTGGAAACACAGATCACTGCCTTAGAAACTCAATACGACAATAAGGTCACTGAGACCCAACCGGTAATTGAGGGCTTTGACGGCCTTATGGCTCGTGTAAATGCTCTAGAGAAGCTTCCGTGGTTGCCATCATTCTTTATATTCTTACTATTCCTTGCGGTAGAAACTTCACCGATCTTCGCAAAATTGCTTTCTCACAGAGGGCCCTATGATCATAAACTCGAGGAACAAGAAGGCGCTATTGCCTCCTGGGCAGCGCAGCAAAAAGAACAGCGAAAGATACTATTGAGCACAGACCTGGCGCTTAACAATCGTGTCTATGAAGATATAGCCGAAGAGCAAGAAGTCTACGACTACAAAAGAAAAAAGGCCCGCGAACTTATGCAGTTGCAGGCCGATGCATTCTTTGAAAAACAAAAACGTCTGTTGTGA
- a CDS encoding M56 family metallopeptidase: MELYVLKSAACWALLYGFYKLLLERESMHQLKRWYLLGGLVLGALIPLVTFTTYITADADAATVIISAAEGTSTATGFWSTLDYVSLIWTIYWLGFAVFAVRFVWNLGKLLRRIWAHPKQSQRPLFYVLLARPVQPHTFFKYIFVNSKRFAQRAIPKEVLLHEQAHAQQLHSADVLLAEALQVVFWFNPLVYLLKHSILLNHEFLADEAVLNTGVPKSQYQNTLLAYLNPRTCPDLASAINYSSIKKRFTLMKNSSPKRVQWAKSLLLLPLLAILLYSFSTTKEVLLEEEIPLTETAETGFNYKTTEVFDTNEELRINIQGKTVYVNGTKTSLRDFKNAVNAATRNWNEDDFENSTLDLRIKNVDRDFMQKLNDAFKKTDFYKANPGRYQYGIIPPPPPPPPAPPTPVVEEVEIEVRDAQNLKYKLVEIEEVEEVEEELEEIIEVENVQTKVKRKAKLNSSDPEDEVIIIEVVETPDTSLPPPPPPPKKPIEAIKDLIAQGASFYLDGNKISADKALALVKADKINYIDVEKVDNNPPKVLMKQ, translated from the coding sequence ATGGAACTCTACGTTTTAAAATCGGCGGCCTGCTGGGCCTTGCTTTACGGCTTCTACAAGCTGCTCTTAGAGCGGGAAAGCATGCACCAGCTTAAGCGTTGGTACCTTCTAGGCGGATTGGTCCTTGGGGCCTTGATTCCCTTAGTAACATTTACAACATATATCACTGCGGATGCCGATGCAGCTACTGTAATTATATCGGCTGCAGAAGGTACTTCCACTGCCACAGGATTTTGGTCTACTTTAGATTATGTCTCCCTTATTTGGACTATCTACTGGCTAGGCTTTGCTGTATTCGCAGTGCGTTTTGTGTGGAATCTCGGCAAATTATTGAGACGTATTTGGGCCCATCCGAAGCAATCACAAAGACCTTTGTTCTATGTATTACTCGCAAGGCCAGTACAACCACACACCTTTTTTAAATACATTTTCGTAAACAGCAAACGCTTCGCACAGCGGGCAATTCCCAAGGAAGTATTGCTACACGAACAAGCCCATGCGCAGCAATTGCACAGCGCCGATGTGTTACTGGCAGAAGCGCTACAAGTGGTCTTTTGGTTCAACCCATTGGTCTACCTTTTAAAACACAGCATTTTACTCAATCACGAATTCTTGGCAGATGAGGCTGTTCTAAATACAGGCGTGCCCAAGAGTCAATATCAAAATACTTTACTGGCCTATTTGAACCCGAGGACCTGTCCGGACTTGGCCAGTGCCATTAATTATTCATCTATCAAAAAACGATTCACACTCATGAAGAATTCATCACCTAAAAGGGTCCAATGGGCAAAAAGCCTGTTACTTCTGCCCCTACTCGCAATCTTGCTCTACAGCTTTAGCACCACTAAAGAAGTATTGTTAGAAGAGGAGATCCCGCTAACGGAAACCGCAGAAACCGGTTTTAATTACAAGACAACCGAGGTCTTTGACACCAACGAAGAACTTCGTATCAACATACAAGGCAAAACCGTGTATGTGAACGGAACCAAAACGAGCCTACGCGACTTTAAAAATGCAGTAAACGCCGCGACTCGTAATTGGAACGAGGACGATTTTGAGAATTCGACCTTAGACTTGCGCATTAAAAATGTGGATAGGGACTTTATGCAAAAGCTCAACGATGCCTTTAAAAAGACCGACTTTTACAAGGCCAATCCGGGGCGTTATCAATATGGGATCATTCCTCCACCGCCGCCACCACCACCAGCTCCACCAACTCCGGTTGTGGAAGAAGTAGAAATAGAAGTTCGCGATGCACAAAACCTTAAATACAAATTGGTTGAAATAGAAGAGGTGGAAGAAGTTGAAGAAGAGCTTGAAGAAATCATTGAGGTAGAAAATGTGCAAACCAAGGTAAAGCGCAAAGCCAAACTAAACAGCAGCGATCCGGAAGATGAAGTCATTATCATTGAAGTGGTAGAAACTCCAGATACTTCGCTTCCTCCGCCTCCACCGCCACCAAAAAAGCCTATAGAGGCCATTAAGGATCTTATAGCTCAAGGAGCCAGTTTCTATCTGGACGGCAATAAGATATCCGCAGATAAAGCACTCGCTTTAGTAAAGGCCGATAAGATCAACTATATCGATGTGGAAAAGGTAGATAACAATCCGCCTAAAGTGCTGATGAAGCAATAA
- a CDS encoding BlaI/MecI/CopY family transcriptional regulator — translation MSLSKSEEQLMQILWEQEKAYMNDLIAAYPDPKPAQTTIATLLKRMRDKGFVEYTQIGRAREYYPLVAKESYFSKQMRGMIQNFFDNSAAQFASFFAKETDLSKEELESLRSLIDREIKNK, via the coding sequence ATGTCCTTATCAAAATCAGAAGAGCAACTCATGCAGATCCTTTGGGAGCAAGAAAAAGCCTATATGAACGATCTTATAGCCGCTTATCCGGACCCAAAACCTGCACAAACCACTATAGCTACCCTTTTAAAGCGCATGCGCGACAAGGGCTTTGTAGAGTACACTCAAATTGGGCGTGCCCGAGAATATTATCCGCTAGTGGCCAAGGAGTCTTATTTCTCTAAACAGATGCGAGGAATGATCCAGAATTTCTTTGACAATTCTGCTGCGCAATTTGCCTCTTTCTTTGCCAAGGAAACTGACCTCAGCAAAGAAGAATTGGAATCATTAAGAAGTCTTATCGATCGCGAGATCAAAAACAAATGA
- a CDS encoding DoxX family protein: protein MFGGNRILEPLLVWAGRDILGMEGRLEFFSTGSGDTSMAFASLFVLLCLSLIGTVIWSVLDRKRPSYNAAFYWLTVVLRIFLVFFMFTYGFAKIYKTQFAGPSLIRLLQPVGDMSPMGLAWTYMAQSEGFNLFTGLMEVLGGLLLIPKRTQSLGGLVVFGVMLQVFMMNMFYDIPVKLYSAHLMLFGLFLFTADWKRFSHIFIKNKPTEALSYYKPTKDPTYHAVMMWFKVAGMLVLFAIMGYQGYSSERSYGDKRPKPQYYGIWEAEEFIKNQDTIAPLITRSDRWRYLVIDRKGYALVKKMNDSLERFSFVLDSSGTNLSLRNRSDTLSDPNFVIKQVDSLQLTLQGVLEQDSLMIRFRARDLSQFRLINRGFHWINETPYNR, encoded by the coding sequence ATGTTTGGCGGCAACCGCATCCTAGAACCCTTGTTGGTTTGGGCGGGTCGCGACATTTTGGGTATGGAAGGACGCTTGGAGTTCTTCTCTACCGGAAGCGGCGATACCTCTATGGCTTTTGCCAGCCTTTTTGTATTACTATGCCTCTCTTTAATTGGTACCGTCATATGGTCTGTACTAGACAGAAAACGCCCATCTTACAACGCCGCCTTTTACTGGCTCACCGTTGTGCTGCGGATCTTCTTGGTGTTCTTTATGTTCACTTATGGCTTTGCCAAGATTTATAAAACTCAATTTGCAGGGCCCTCGCTCATAAGGCTTTTACAACCTGTAGGCGATATGTCTCCTATGGGTCTGGCCTGGACTTATATGGCCCAAAGCGAAGGCTTCAATCTTTTTACCGGGCTAATGGAAGTATTGGGTGGGCTGCTACTTATTCCAAAAAGAACGCAATCCTTGGGCGGTTTGGTAGTATTTGGAGTGATGCTGCAGGTCTTTATGATGAACATGTTTTACGACATTCCTGTAAAATTGTACTCTGCTCATTTAATGCTTTTTGGCTTGTTTTTGTTTACTGCGGATTGGAAGCGGTTCAGTCACATTTTCATTAAGAACAAACCCACAGAAGCTCTTTCATATTACAAACCCACAAAAGACCCAACCTATCACGCGGTGATGATGTGGTTCAAAGTGGCTGGAATGCTTGTCTTGTTCGCCATTATGGGTTACCAGGGTTATTCATCAGAGCGCAGTTACGGAGACAAGCGCCCAAAACCGCAATACTACGGCATTTGGGAAGCGGAAGAATTCATTAAGAATCAGGATACCATTGCTCCGCTTATTACGCGCTCCGACCGTTGGCGTTATTTGGTGATCGACAGAAAGGGATATGCGCTTGTCAAAAAAATGAACGACAGTTTGGAGCGCTTTAGTTTTGTTTTAGATTCTAGTGGAACAAACTTGAGTTTACGCAACCGCTCCGATACCCTAAGTGATCCTAATTTTGTGATCAAACAAGTGGATTCTTTACAATTGACCCTGCAAGGTGTGCTAGAGCAAGACAGTTTAATGATCCGTTTTCGCGCCCGCGACCTTTCACAGTTCCGCCTTATTAATCGCGGTTTTCACTGGATAAACGAAACTCCATACAATAGGTAG
- a CDS encoding dipeptidase: protein MKSAKDYIEQHKDRFLSELIDLLKIPSISADSAYEKDVIATAEVIKQRLLEAGCDKVEICETPGYPIVYGEKIIDPTLPTVLVYGHYDVQPPDPLDLWDSPPFEPVIKKTELHPDGAIFARGACDDKGQMYMHVKALEYMTKTDQLPCNVKFMIEGEEEVGSESLGWFVTRNQEKLANDVILISDTGMIANDIPSITTGLRGLSYVEVEVTGPNRDLHSGLYGGAVANPINILTKMIASLHDENNHITIPGFYDKVEELSAAERAKMAEAPFDLEAYKDALDIDAVYGEAGYTTNERNSIRPTLDVNGIWGGYTGEGAKTVIASKAYAKISMRLVPNQDWKEITELFKKHFEAIAPAGVRVEVKPHHGGQGYVTPIDFPGYKAAEKAYESTFGKTPIPQRSGGSIPIVSLFEQELGSKTLLMGFGLDSDAIHSPNEHFGIWNYLKGIETIPMFYHYYANNN from the coding sequence ATGAAAAGTGCCAAAGACTATATAGAACAACACAAAGACCGATTCTTATCGGAACTTATAGACCTTTTAAAAATACCTTCGATCAGTGCAGACTCTGCCTACGAAAAAGATGTGATCGCCACTGCGGAGGTGATCAAACAACGTTTGTTAGAAGCTGGTTGTGATAAGGTGGAGATCTGTGAGACTCCCGGTTATCCTATAGTTTACGGCGAAAAGATCATCGATCCGACCTTGCCAACTGTTTTGGTTTACGGACATTACGATGTACAACCACCGGACCCCCTTGATCTTTGGGACAGCCCACCCTTTGAACCTGTCATTAAAAAGACCGAGCTGCATCCGGATGGAGCCATCTTTGCGCGCGGGGCTTGTGACGACAAGGGCCAAATGTATATGCATGTCAAGGCCTTGGAATACATGACCAAGACCGATCAGTTGCCCTGCAATGTAAAATTCATGATAGAAGGCGAAGAAGAGGTTGGCAGTGAAAGTTTGGGTTGGTTTGTCACGCGGAATCAAGAGAAATTGGCCAACGACGTTATCTTGATCAGCGATACGGGAATGATAGCCAATGATATTCCTTCAATAACAACAGGACTTAGAGGCCTAAGCTATGTGGAGGTTGAAGTCACCGGTCCCAACCGCGACCTGCACTCTGGGCTTTACGGAGGAGCCGTGGCGAATCCGATCAATATCTTAACCAAAATGATCGCCTCCTTACACGATGAGAACAACCACATCACCATACCGGGCTTTTACGATAAGGTAGAAGAACTCTCCGCAGCCGAGCGAGCAAAAATGGCCGAAGCGCCCTTTGATCTAGAAGCCTACAAGGATGCGCTAGACATAGACGCAGTTTACGGCGAAGCTGGCTATACCACCAACGAACGCAATTCTATTCGCCCAACTTTAGACGTGAACGGCATTTGGGGAGGTTATACTGGCGAGGGCGCAAAGACCGTTATTGCCAGTAAAGCATATGCCAAGATATCTATGCGTTTGGTGCCTAATCAAGATTGGAAAGAGATCACCGAGCTATTCAAGAAGCATTTCGAGGCTATTGCCCCAGCCGGAGTTCGGGTAGAAGTTAAACCGCATCACGGGGGCCAGGGTTATGTCACGCCTATCGACTTCCCCGGTTATAAAGCAGCAGAAAAGGCCTATGAATCTACCTTTGGGAAAACACCTATTCCACAACGTTCCGGAGGGAGCATCCCAATAGTTTCCCTTTTTGAACAAGAGCTCGGAAGTAAAACTTTGCTAATGGGCTTTGGACTAGACAGCGATGCCATCCACTCGCCCAACGAACATTTTGGGATCTGGAATTATTTAAAAGGTATAGAGACCATTCCAATGTTCTATCATTATTACGCTAACAACAATTAA